One Chromatiales bacterium genomic region harbors:
- the radC gene encoding DNA repair protein RadC: METQTGKRSIRDWPSTERPRERLLSHGAQVLSDAELVAIFLRTGTRGKTAVDLARELLERFGGLRGLLTAPQDQVGATRGLGPAKFALLQAALEIGRRHLAETLRRGDALTSPETTRAYLHARLRDLPHEVFAALYLDNRHRVIAFEELFRGTIDGASVHPREVVKRALAHNAAALILAHNHPSGVAEPSAADRALTERLRAALALVEVRVLDHLVVGDGETASFAERGWI; the protein is encoded by the coding sequence ATGGAAACACAAACCGGCAAGCGTTCGATCCGCGACTGGCCCAGCACGGAACGTCCGCGCGAGCGGCTGCTGAGCCACGGCGCGCAAGTCCTGTCCGACGCCGAACTGGTCGCGATCTTCCTGCGCACCGGCACGCGCGGTAAGACCGCCGTGGACCTTGCACGCGAACTGCTTGAACGCTTCGGTGGCCTGCGCGGACTGCTCACGGCCCCGCAGGACCAGGTCGGCGCGACCCGCGGGCTCGGACCGGCCAAATTCGCGTTGCTGCAGGCCGCACTGGAAATCGGCCGGCGCCACCTCGCCGAGACGCTGCGCCGCGGTGACGCCCTGACCAGCCCCGAGACGACCCGCGCCTACCTGCACGCGCGTCTGCGCGACCTGCCGCACGAGGTCTTCGCGGCCCTGTATCTCGACAACCGGCATCGCGTGATCGCGTTCGAGGAACTGTTCCGGGGAACGATCGACGGTGCCAGTGTGCACCCGCGCGAAGTCGTCAAACGTGCGCTCGCGCACAATGCCGCGGCGCTGATCCTCGCCCACAACCACCCCTCGGGGGTGGCCGAACCCTCGGCCGCCGACCGCGCCCTGACCGAGCGCCTCAGGGCCGCGCTGGCATTGGTCGAGGTCCGGGTGCTCGATCACCTCGTGGTCGGCGATGGCGAAACCGCGTCTTTTGCAGAGCGGGGATGGATTTGA
- the rpmB gene encoding 50S ribosomal protein L28 — translation MSRVCQVTGKGPMSGNNVSHANNKTRRRFLPNLHEHRFWVASENRWVRLRVSSHGLRIIDKKGIDAVLAEIRARGERV, via the coding sequence ATGTCCAGGGTCTGCCAAGTCACCGGCAAGGGGCCGATGTCCGGGAACAACGTTTCGCACGCGAACAACAAGACGCGGCGGCGGTTCCTGCCGAACCTGCACGAGCACCGGTTCTGGGTCGCCAGCGAGAACCGCTGGGTGCGCCTGCGGGTGTCCTCGCACGGGCTGCGCATCATCGACAAGAAGGGGATCGACGCCGTGCTGGCCGAAATCCGCGCCCGCGGCGAACGCGTCTGA
- the rpmG gene encoding 50S ribosomal protein L33 translates to MAKSAREKIKLVSSAGTGHFYTTTKNKRNTPNKLEFRKYDPVVRQYVVYKEGKIK, encoded by the coding sequence ATGGCCAAATCCGCACGCGAAAAGATCAAACTCGTATCGAGCGCCGGCACGGGTCACTTCTATACGACCACGAAAAACAAGCGCAACACGCCGAACAAGCTCGAGTTCCGCAAGTACGACCCCGTCGTGCGCCAGTACGTGGTCTACAAGGAAGGCAAGATCAAGTAG
- a CDS encoding hydantoinase/oxoprolinase family protein, with amino-acid sequence MRWLGIDTGGTFTDFVLYDGESLQTFKCLSTPHAPEQAILTGVRALLGDAMDFAIVHGSTVATNAVLEGKGARTAFVTNRGFRDLLTIGRQAREHLYDLQPPVVEAPVPRELCLETAGRLDATGNTLEPLTEAALEALAQSVRASGVEAVAVCMLFAYLDPTTEQRIAARLAADGLFVCHSAAVLPQMREYERGMATWLNARVGPLMQGYIGRLGAALPDVPLAVMQSSGETMDARQAGRNAARLLLSGPAGGLVGARSVAAAAGAERVLSFDMGGTSTDVALIDGAPSITSEGRIGRYPVAVPMVEMHTIGAGGGSIARVDAGGMLLVGPESAGADPGPACYGRGGLLATVTDANLVLGRIPPQARLGGSLQLDIDAARTVVAGVGKTMGMTPEDAALGIVRIANAHMAQALRVISVERGVDPRTFSLAAFGGAGGLHVCALADALGLTEALVPAYAGVLSALGMLAAPPGRQLTQAFSGDLADTDPVAVDAGLAKLEQQARAMLVADGIPDSALVAERRLDLRYRGQSFTLDLAWNGAARTQDDFHTLHAERYGHALAYAVEIVNLRVRLTAPGRALHWGVTGRGGGMPLGKACCHGLDAPVPVYERGALAGGAPLQGPAIVLDEVATTWLAPGWTARLHGSGSLLLRGERP; translated from the coding sequence ATGCGTTGGTTAGGTATCGACACCGGCGGCACGTTCACGGACTTCGTGCTCTACGACGGTGAGAGTTTGCAGACCTTCAAGTGTCTGTCGACGCCGCATGCACCCGAGCAGGCGATCCTGACCGGGGTGCGCGCGCTGCTCGGCGATGCAATGGATTTCGCGATTGTCCACGGCAGCACGGTCGCGACGAATGCGGTGCTGGAAGGCAAGGGCGCGCGCACGGCCTTTGTCACCAATCGCGGCTTCCGCGACCTGCTGACCATCGGTCGCCAGGCTCGCGAGCACCTCTACGACCTGCAACCACCCGTCGTCGAAGCCCCGGTACCGCGCGAACTGTGCCTTGAGACGGCCGGGCGACTCGACGCGACCGGAAACACGCTCGAGCCCTTGACGGAGGCCGCGCTCGAAGCGCTTGCCCAATCCGTCCGCGCTAGCGGCGTCGAGGCCGTGGCGGTATGCATGCTGTTCGCGTATCTGGACCCGACGACTGAACAGCGGATCGCCGCACGGCTCGCTGCCGACGGTCTGTTCGTCTGTCACTCCGCCGCCGTGCTGCCGCAGATGCGCGAATACGAGCGCGGTATGGCGACCTGGCTGAACGCGCGGGTCGGACCGCTGATGCAGGGTTACATCGGTCGGCTCGGTGCGGCGCTGCCGGACGTGCCGCTGGCCGTCATGCAGTCCAGCGGCGAGACCATGGATGCCAGGCAGGCCGGCCGGAATGCCGCGCGCCTGCTGCTCTCGGGTCCTGCGGGCGGGCTGGTCGGTGCCCGCAGCGTGGCGGCGGCTGCCGGCGCGGAACGCGTCCTGAGTTTCGACATGGGTGGCACCTCCACCGATGTCGCACTGATCGACGGCGCGCCATCGATCACCAGTGAGGGCCGGATTGGCCGCTACCCGGTCGCCGTGCCCATGGTCGAGATGCACACGATCGGCGCCGGCGGCGGTTCGATCGCGCGCGTGGATGCCGGCGGCATGCTGCTGGTCGGCCCCGAGTCCGCCGGGGCCGATCCGGGTCCGGCCTGCTATGGCCGTGGCGGGTTGCTCGCGACCGTCACCGACGCAAACCTGGTGCTCGGACGCATTCCGCCACAGGCGCGCCTGGGCGGCAGCCTGCAGCTGGATATCGATGCCGCCCGCACGGTGGTCGCAGGCGTCGGCAAGACGATGGGCATGACGCCGGAAGATGCGGCGCTCGGCATTGTTCGCATTGCCAACGCCCATATGGCTCAGGCCCTGCGGGTGATCTCGGTCGAGCGCGGCGTTGATCCGCGCACATTCTCACTGGCCGCATTCGGCGGCGCCGGCGGGCTGCATGTCTGTGCGCTGGCCGACGCGCTTGGACTGACCGAGGCCCTGGTGCCGGCATATGCCGGCGTGCTGTCTGCGCTGGGCATGCTGGCGGCGCCACCCGGCCGCCAGCTGACGCAGGCCTTTTCCGGCGACCTCGCCGACACCGACCCCGTTGCGGTCGATGCCGGGCTTGCGAAGCTCGAACAGCAAGCCCGCGCCATGCTCGTCGCCGACGGAATTCCGGACTCGGCGCTGGTCGCGGAGCGCCGGCTGGACCTCCGCTATCGCGGCCAGTCATTCACGCTGGATCTCGCGTGGAACGGCGCGGCAAGAACGCAGGACGATTTCCACACGCTGCACGCGGAGCGCTACGGACACGCACTCGCCTATGCTGTGGAAATCGTGAACCTGCGGGTCCGCCTGACCGCGCCGGGCCGGGCGCTGCACTGGGGCGTGACGGGACGTGGAGGCGGCATGCCCCTGGGCAAGGCCTGCTGCCACGGGCTGGATGCGCCGGTGCCCGTTTACGAGCGTGGTGCGCTGGCCGGCGGGGCGCCGCTTCAGGGGCCGGCCATCGTGCTCGACGAGGTCGCCACGACCTGGCTCGCGCCGGGCTGGACCGCGCGGCTGCACGGCAGCGGCAGTCTGCTGCTGCGGGGCGAACGGCCTTAA
- the mutM gene encoding bifunctional DNA-formamidopyrimidine glycosylase/DNA-(apurinic or apyrimidinic site) lyase, giving the protein MPELPEVETTCRGIRPLVVGRRIDAVIVREPRLRWPVPKNIAQTLAGRTIESVGRRAKYLLIDTGSGTLIVHLGMSGSLRVSPADADPGPYDHFELQFDDGSALRLRDPRRFGSVHFTREAPDDHPLLRDLGPEPFDPAFDGAWLHACALGRRVAVKNLIMDSHVVAGVGNIYASEALFLSGIDPRRAAGRIAAARYADLAHAVRDVLGEAIAAGGTTLRDFAAADGSPGYFRIRLNVYDRAGEPCPECGAPIREQRIGQRSSFFCAHCQH; this is encoded by the coding sequence ATGCCCGAACTGCCCGAAGTCGAAACCACCTGCCGTGGCATCCGCCCGCTCGTCGTCGGGCGACGGATCGATGCGGTGATCGTGCGCGAGCCGCGCCTGCGCTGGCCGGTGCCGAAAAACATTGCACAGACACTCGCCGGCCGCACGATCGAATCAGTCGGTCGGCGCGCGAAATATCTGCTGATCGATACGGGCAGCGGCACGCTGATCGTGCATCTGGGCATGTCCGGATCGCTGCGGGTGTCACCAGCCGACGCTGATCCGGGGCCCTACGATCACTTCGAGCTCCAGTTCGACGACGGCTCGGCGCTGCGGCTGCGGGACCCACGACGCTTCGGCAGCGTGCACTTCACACGCGAAGCGCCAGACGATCACCCATTGCTCCGCGATCTGGGACCAGAGCCGTTCGATCCGGCGTTTGACGGCGCCTGGCTGCATGCGTGCGCCTTGGGTCGACGTGTGGCCGTGAAGAACCTGATCATGGATTCGCATGTCGTCGCCGGCGTCGGCAATATCTACGCGAGCGAGGCGCTGTTTTTGTCCGGCATCGACCCGCGTCGTGCCGCCGGTCGAATCGCGGCTGCGCGTTACGCCGATCTCGCCCATGCGGTGCGCGATGTGCTCGGCGAAGCGATTGCGGCCGGTGGCACGACGCTGCGCGACTTCGCGGCCGCCGATGGCAGCCCGGGCTATTTCCGCATCCGGCTGAATGTCTACGATCGCGCCGGAGAGCCCTGCCCCGAGTGCGGTGCGCCGATCCGCGAACAGCGCATCGGACAGCGTTCGAGTTTCTTCTGCGCCCACTGTCAGCACTGA
- a CDS encoding SGNH/GDSL hydrolase family protein: MRKLASVLVGLGTAFVVVELLSSVVLLYRYRFSHPGPDRFQHEPSSLSSVNLVIKAARLAGLLDSVETRTEYRHQTVPAPFRIEDSVYGYVANPGRYQHTYQRRDASDEPWRSFRVQATINADRSRWTGREPLPGARNVWILGDSFTFGSGVNDEQTYAFQLQHARPDLNVRLFALGGYSLAQAYLRVLSLRDQIGADDWVVLGYADFYDLRHVAAPSHLRRVNRWRTRWNADSVQLWFRVPRVTLDAAGSPAFDYVLEDCANNAGYCEQDDPEQAYQTRVTATLVNAIAAMTPARVFLLHFDGKADNPVFAQIDPRVERISALPEDFDYFIRDDVEGFDAHPGPYWHYAISRRLLDALPAKKARQQASVP, translated from the coding sequence ATGCGCAAGCTCGCGTCGGTCTTGGTTGGTCTCGGCACTGCGTTTGTTGTGGTCGAACTGCTGTCGTCGGTGGTGTTGCTGTATCGCTACCGGTTCAGCCATCCAGGGCCCGACCGTTTCCAGCACGAGCCGAGTTCTCTTTCATCAGTGAATCTGGTGATCAAAGCCGCGCGTCTTGCGGGCCTGCTTGATTCCGTCGAGACCCGGACCGAGTACCGTCACCAAACAGTGCCCGCGCCATTTCGGATCGAGGACTCGGTCTATGGATATGTCGCAAACCCGGGCCGCTACCAGCACACCTATCAGCGCCGGGACGCAAGCGACGAGCCATGGCGCAGTTTTCGGGTTCAGGCCACGATCAATGCCGATCGCAGCCGCTGGACGGGCCGCGAGCCGCTGCCGGGTGCGCGAAACGTCTGGATACTGGGTGACAGCTTCACGTTCGGCAGTGGCGTGAACGACGAACAGACCTATGCGTTTCAGCTTCAGCATGCACGACCCGATCTGAACGTGCGGCTGTTCGCGCTGGGTGGCTACAGCCTGGCACAGGCCTACCTTCGGGTGCTGTCGCTGCGCGATCAGATCGGCGCCGACGACTGGGTGGTTCTGGGATACGCCGACTTCTACGATCTCCGACATGTGGCGGCACCGTCACATCTGAGAAGGGTCAACCGGTGGCGCACGAGGTGGAACGCCGATTCGGTGCAGTTGTGGTTTCGAGTGCCACGCGTGACATTGGATGCTGCCGGCAGTCCAGCTTTCGATTATGTGCTGGAGGATTGTGCCAACAATGCCGGCTATTGCGAGCAGGACGATCCAGAGCAGGCCTACCAGACCCGGGTGACGGCCACGCTGGTCAACGCCATCGCCGCGATGACGCCCGCGCGGGTCTTTCTTCTCCATTTCGATGGCAAGGCCGACAATCCGGTGTTTGCGCAGATCGATCCGCGCGTCGAGCGGATCTCGGCCCTGCCGGAGGACTTTGACTACTTCATCCGGGACGATGTTGAAGGGTTCGACGCCCATCCCGGGCCGTACTGGCACTACGCGATCAGCCGTAGGCTTCTCGATGCCCTGCCTGCGAAAAAGGCGCGGCAACAGGCGTCAGTACCGTAG
- a CDS encoding DUF3592 domain-containing protein: MARLIALVIFGGGGIAMFYVGITQYLAQRELMQNAEPVRAEIVLSRVVAGTSADTDRRVGPTRDTSTTSYTPEVRFRYEIDGGTYESDLLHPNIIVRGYVSADGAAGDLKPYPLGAVVTAWVDRRHPERGFLIPEEGAGPLVFMIVGLVLPPLAWFVGRFL, from the coding sequence ATGGCACGTCTGATTGCGCTCGTGATCTTCGGCGGCGGCGGGATCGCCATGTTCTACGTGGGCATCACGCAATACCTCGCCCAACGCGAACTCATGCAGAACGCCGAACCGGTCCGCGCCGAGATTGTCCTGTCTCGCGTTGTGGCGGGCACCTCGGCCGACACTGACCGCCGAGTCGGTCCCACGCGCGACACCTCCACGACCAGTTATACGCCCGAGGTGCGCTTCCGCTATGAGATTGACGGAGGCACCTATGAGAGCGATCTGCTGCATCCGAACATCATCGTGCGCGGGTACGTGAGCGCCGACGGCGCGGCCGGGGACCTGAAACCCTACCCGCTCGGCGCGGTCGTGACCGCATGGGTCGACCGCCGCCACCCTGAACGGGGATTCCTGATTCCCGAGGAAGGCGCAGGACCGCTGGTCTTCATGATCGTCGGGCTGGTGCTGCCGCCGCTGGCCTGGTTCGTCGGTCGGTTTCTCTGA